One segment of Brassica napus cultivar Da-Ae chromosome C3, Da-Ae, whole genome shotgun sequence DNA contains the following:
- the LOC106445689 gene encoding INO80 complex subunit D, with amino-acid sequence MASASKNPFSMKPPRPPSSLAASTTPLASTSAEPQIRIPNPNPSSNASPSTSNSPITMSPEDQTLSRSSHLTRPELLRRRSHNLKQLAKCYRDHYWALMEDLKAQHREYYWRYGVSPFKDEQNQPNKRRRMDGGGGETGDAVEGSGDNGANNDGVKVDEYANSNSGSCMYGCKAKAMPLTKYCQLHILKDSKQKLYTGCTNVIKRAPAGPLLCGKPTLASTVPALCNVHFQKSQKLVAKALKDAGHSVSSASKPPPKLHVIVAAFVHHIQAKRKNPRSEGKLKSEVKEENIS; translated from the exons ATGGCCTCAGCTTCCAAGAACCCTTTCTCCATGAAACCCCCAAGGCCTCCTTCTTCCCTCGCCGCCTCCACTACCCCCCTGGCCTCCACCTCAGCCGAGCCCCAAATTCGGAtccctaaccctaaccctagctcAAACGCCTCGCCATCCACATCAAATTCACCGATCACGATGTCACCAGAGGACCAAACCCTCTCGCGATCCAGTCACCTCACGCGCCCGGAGCTTCTCCGGCGCAGATCGCACAACCTCAAGCAGCTCGCCAAGTGCTACAGAGACCATTACTGGGCGTTAATGGAGGATCTCAAGGCGCAGCACAGGGAGTACTACTGGAGATACGGCGTTAGCCCGTTCAAAGACGAACAGAATCAACCGAATAAGAGGCGGAGGATGGATGGTGGAGGAGGAGAAACTGGCGACGCCGTTGAAGGTAGTGGAGATAACGGAGCTAACAATGACGGCGTTAAGGTTGATGAGTATGCGAATAGTAACAGTGGGAGCTGTATGTATGGATGCAAAGCGAAAGCCATGCCTCTCACCAAGTACTGTCAGCTTCATATTCTCAAGGATAGCAAGCAGAAGCTCTACACTGGTTGCACAAACGTCATCAAAag AGCTCCTGCGGGCCCATTACTCTGTGGAAAACCTACACTTGCATCGACTGTACCTGCACTGTGTAATGTGCACTTCCAGAAATCGCAAAAGCTAGTTGCTAAAGCTTTGAAGGATGCTGGTCACAGTGTTTCTTCAGCAAGCAAGCCTCCCCCAAAGCTGCATGTCATAGTAGCTGCGTTTGTGCATCATATTCAAGCTAAAAGAAAAAATCCACGGAGTGAGGGTAAGCTTAAAAGTGAAgtcaaagaagaaaatataagCTGA